GCGCGCCGCGCCGTCGGCCCCGCCGGCCGCGTCCTCGTCGGCTGCGCGCCGATCCAGAGCTGCGTGTGGGAGCGCGTGATCGCCGACACCGGCCTCGCCGCCGCGCTCGCCGCATCGACCGACGACGGCGCCCACGCAACGGCCGACGCCGCACGCGCAACGCCCGTCGCGCCGCAGGTCGAGCTCGTCGATCTGCGCGGCTGGATCGCCCGCCTCCGCTGGAACGGCCGGCTCACCGGCGCCCCGAACCCCGACGCGCCCACCCCCGTCGCCGTCGACCTCGGCGCCGACAGCGCGCTCGACGAGTTGCCGCCGGGGGCGCACTTCCGCGTCGCCGACTACGACCATCGCCGCACCGAGGCGTGCCACGGCCGCGGCCGCCATCTCTACCTCCTGCACCCGGCGCCGCTCGCGGCCGACCTCGTGATCAGCGTGCCGAAGATCAAGACGCACTCCAAGGTCGGCGCGACGCTCGCGGTCAAAGGGTGCGTCGGGACGGTCGAGCACAAGGACTGCCTCGCGCACCATCGCCGCGGCGACCCGCGCGAGGGAGGCGACGAGTTCCCGCGCTCGAACCCGGTGCTCGCGCTGGCCTCGTGGGCGCAGGATC
The bacterium genome window above contains:
- a CDS encoding DUF362 domain-containing protein — protein: MPISSLRRPEAIHSSDHDEAALRDLLRQAGLDAPHADRPDWNPFGAYVRPGGTVFVLPNLVQHRLPRETAAQFRAKCTDGPLVAAIVALARRAVGPAGRVLVGCAPIQSCVWERVIADTGLAAALAASTDDGAHATADAARATPVAPQVELVDLRGWIARLRWNGRLTGAPNPDAPTPVAVDLGADSALDELPPGAHFRVADYDHRRTEACHGRGRHLYLLHPAPLAADLVISVPKIKTHSKVGATLAVKGCVGTVEHKDCLAHHRRGDPREGGDEFPRSNPVLALASWAQD